The Syntrophorhabdus sp. genome window below encodes:
- the bioB gene encoding biotin synthase BioB → MTSLFDTLADRAIATKDISGKDARELYEAGKKDPFGLMARASRIREHFKGNAVSLCGIVNAKSGVCPENCRFCAQSAHYHTDAPVYPLMSADEIAAKGRAAKESGAHMFSIVTSGTRVETHAEWDTIYRAIGLLSEMGLKACGSLGMLSEETAINLKKAGLYRYHHNLETSRSFFDNICSTHEYDEDTGTVRIARAAGLTVCSGGIIGLGEAMDHRIEMAMTLRELDVDSVPINILNAIPGTPLENIPPLTPMEILLTVALYRFILPDKDIKLCGGKEKNLRQLLPLAMVAGCNSLLTGNYLTTLGRDTSADLEMIHDLGMVAEMR, encoded by the coding sequence ATGACTTCCCTTTTTGACACTCTCGCGGATCGGGCGATCGCTACGAAGGACATATCCGGGAAAGATGCCCGGGAACTCTATGAAGCGGGAAAGAAAGACCCCTTCGGGCTGATGGCCCGCGCGTCCAGGATACGGGAGCATTTCAAGGGCAACGCGGTAAGCCTCTGCGGCATCGTGAACGCAAAGTCCGGCGTGTGTCCCGAAAACTGCAGGTTCTGTGCCCAGTCGGCCCACTACCACACCGATGCGCCCGTCTATCCCCTCATGTCCGCGGATGAGATCGCCGCGAAAGGACGGGCCGCAAAGGAAAGCGGCGCCCATATGTTCAGCATCGTCACGAGCGGTACGAGGGTGGAAACGCATGCCGAATGGGACACCATCTACCGCGCCATAGGGCTGCTCTCCGAAATGGGGCTGAAAGCCTGCGGCTCCCTCGGCATGCTGAGCGAGGAGACGGCCATCAACCTCAAGAAGGCGGGGCTCTACCGCTACCACCACAATCTCGAAACATCGCGAAGCTTCTTCGACAACATCTGTTCGACCCACGAATACGACGAGGACACCGGGACGGTGCGCATCGCCCGGGCGGCGGGCCTCACCGTCTGCTCCGGCGGTATCATCGGTCTCGGAGAGGCCATGGACCACCGCATCGAGATGGCGATGACCCTCAGGGAACTCGACGTGGATTCCGTTCCCATCAACATCCTCAACGCCATCCCCGGCACGCCCCTCGAGAACATCCCCCCGCTGACCCCGATGGAGATCCTCCTCACCGTAGCCCTTTACCGCTTCATCCTCCCCGACAAGGACATAAAACTCTGCGGCGGGAAGGAAAAGAACTTGAGGCAACTCCTCCCCCTCGCGATGGTAGCCGGCTGCAATTCCCTGCTCACCGGCAACTACCTCACGACCCTCGGAAGGGACACCTCCGCCGACCTGGAAATGATCCACGACCTGGGGATGGTAGCGGAAATGCGATAG
- a CDS encoding type II secretion system F family protein — translation MPQFQWEGRTSSGETRKGVSKAASGDALRAALRKEGVILTSMQETKEAGKQKYNPQKKIKNVEILLFTRQLSTMITSGLPLVQSLEILANQIEDINFRGIVREIKEKIEGGARFADALRDYPKCFDELFINLVVAGEEGGLLDSVLQRLAIYIEKTEKLKKKVKSAMIYPVAIIVVAFVVVIVLLLFVIPVFEKMFKEMGAELPAPTQIVINLSQMVQTYWYIIIGGVVGLVLALRFYYRTESGHRNIDRIVLKLPLFGLLTIKASVARVTRTLATLLMSGVAILESMIIVAKVAGNKIVEEALLVARSRISEGRTMAEPLEQAGIFPPMVVQMVQVGESTGALDSMLNKIADFYEDDVDTMVGNLTAMMEPMIMVFLGVVLGGLIVAMYLPIFKLGQAVG, via the coding sequence ATGCCGCAGTTTCAATGGGAAGGAAGGACCTCATCGGGTGAAACGCGCAAGGGCGTTTCGAAGGCGGCGTCCGGCGACGCCCTCAGGGCGGCGCTGAGAAAAGAAGGCGTCATCCTCACCTCCATGCAGGAGACGAAGGAGGCGGGGAAGCAGAAATACAATCCCCAGAAGAAGATCAAGAACGTCGAGATACTGCTCTTCACACGGCAGCTTTCCACGATGATCACGTCGGGGCTGCCGCTCGTCCAGTCCCTGGAGATCCTTGCGAACCAGATAGAGGACATCAACTTCAGGGGCATCGTCAGGGAGATCAAGGAGAAGATCGAAGGGGGCGCGCGCTTTGCCGACGCGCTCAGGGATTACCCGAAATGCTTCGATGAGCTCTTCATCAACCTCGTCGTGGCAGGGGAGGAGGGCGGTCTTCTCGACAGCGTGCTGCAGAGGCTCGCCATCTACATCGAGAAGACGGAGAAACTGAAGAAGAAGGTCAAATCGGCGATGATCTATCCCGTCGCGATCATAGTCGTCGCCTTCGTCGTCGTCATCGTTCTCCTTCTCTTCGTCATCCCCGTCTTCGAGAAGATGTTCAAGGAGATGGGGGCGGAGCTGCCCGCGCCGACGCAGATCGTCATCAACCTGAGCCAGATGGTGCAAACCTACTGGTACATCATCATCGGAGGTGTTGTGGGCCTCGTTCTGGCCCTCAGGTTTTATTACAGGACGGAGAGCGGTCACCGCAATATCGACCGGATCGTCCTCAAGCTTCCCCTCTTCGGTCTGCTCACCATCAAGGCCTCCGTGGCCAGGGTGACCCGGACCCTCGCGACACTCCTCATGAGCGGCGTCGCAATCCTCGAGAGCATGATCATCGTTGCCAAGGTGGCAGGCAACAAGATCGTCGAAGAGGCCCTTCTTGTGGCCCGCTCCCGCATCAGTGAGGGCCGCACGATGGCCGAACCGCTCGAGCAGGCCGGCATCTTTCCTCCCATGGTGGTCCAGATGGTCCAGGTCGGTGAATCGACGGGCGCCCTCGACAGCATGCTCAACAAGATCGCCGATTTCTACGAAGACGACGTGGACACGATGGTCGGCAACCTCACGGCCATGATGGAGCCGATGATCATGGTCTTCCTCGGCGTCGTCCTCGGCGGCCTCATCGTCGCCATGTACCTCCCCATCTTCAAACTCGGCCAGGCAGTAGGCTAA
- the trxB gene encoding thioredoxin-disulfide reductase, with translation MSEQYEAIIIGGGPAGLTAGLYLMRGGIKAVLLEKVLPGGAPLNTGSIENYPGFPEGISGRELMERFAAHAKAFGLPVREFAEVQSVTREGGLFTVMVDDGALTARGVIAASGTEPVRMGIPGENEFVGRGISYCATCDGMFFRDLDVAVIGGGDSAIEEALSLANIVRKVYVVHRRDTLRAQKILQERAFRNPKMEFLWNRRPAEIAGSQQVERLVIEDTKTGRREDLPVSGVFVYVGSRANTGFLGDLVERDPAGFIITDEGLATATPGLYAAGDIRKKTLRQVSTAVGDGATAAVGLERYILGAQQ, from the coding sequence ATGTCGGAGCAGTATGAAGCGATCATCATCGGCGGCGGACCCGCGGGGCTTACCGCCGGCCTCTATCTCATGCGGGGCGGGATAAAGGCCGTCCTCCTCGAGAAGGTCCTCCCCGGTGGGGCTCCTCTCAACACGGGAAGCATCGAGAACTATCCGGGGTTTCCCGAGGGCATATCGGGCAGGGAGCTGATGGAAAGGTTCGCCGCCCACGCGAAGGCCTTCGGTCTTCCCGTCAGGGAGTTCGCCGAGGTCCAGAGCGTCACGCGCGAGGGAGGACTCTTCACCGTGATGGTGGACGACGGAGCCCTCACGGCCCGGGGAGTCATCGCCGCCAGCGGCACCGAACCCGTCAGGATGGGGATCCCCGGCGAGAACGAGTTCGTGGGCAGGGGCATCTCCTATTGCGCCACCTGCGACGGCATGTTCTTCCGGGACCTCGATGTGGCCGTCATCGGGGGCGGCGATTCGGCCATTGAGGAGGCCCTGTCCCTCGCCAACATCGTGCGGAAGGTGTACGTGGTCCATCGCAGGGACACGTTGAGAGCGCAGAAGATACTGCAGGAGCGCGCCTTTCGGAACCCGAAGATGGAATTCCTTTGGAACAGGCGTCCCGCCGAGATCGCTGGCAGTCAGCAGGTGGAACGCCTTGTCATCGAGGACACGAAGACGGGCCGCCGCGAAGACCTGCCGGTGAGCGGCGTTTTTGTCTACGTCGGCAGCCGGGCCAATACCGGTTTCCTCGGGGATCTTGTCGAACGCGACCCGGCGGGATTCATCATAACCGACGAAGGGCTCGCCACGGCCACACCCGGGCTGTACGCTGCGGGAGACATCCGGAAGAAGACGCTCCGGCAGGTCTCCACGGCTGTCGGCGACGGTGCGACCGCGGCTGTCGGCCTGGAAAGGTATATTCTTGGCGCACAGCAGTAG
- a CDS encoding response regulator transcription factor, with protein sequence MKVLLVEDESKVANFVMRGLEEEGYGVDVAGDGRTGLDLVTTRDYDIVLLDLMIPEIDGLEVLKRMRESGIETPVLIITAKSTKEDVIKGLDTGSDDYLTKPFSFEELLARIRALLRRSRKAAPLTLEYREIILNPYNRRLSIGGKEAELTEKEFLIMEYMMRNSERPLARKEMAEYAWQSQDDSSNIVDVYVNFLRKKMELLTVRKFIHTVRGVGYILKEDEKL encoded by the coding sequence ATGAAAGTTCTTCTCGTGGAAGATGAATCGAAGGTCGCCAATTTTGTCATGAGGGGCCTCGAGGAGGAAGGGTATGGTGTGGACGTGGCCGGTGACGGCAGGACGGGCCTTGATCTCGTTACCACCCGGGATTATGACATCGTCCTCCTTGATCTCATGATACCCGAGATCGACGGCCTCGAGGTGCTCAAGCGAATGCGCGAGTCGGGTATCGAGACACCGGTCCTCATCATCACCGCGAAGAGCACGAAGGAGGACGTGATCAAGGGGCTCGACACGGGCAGCGACGACTATCTGACCAAGCCTTTTTCCTTCGAAGAGCTCCTGGCCAGGATACGGGCGCTCTTGAGAAGAAGCCGGAAGGCCGCCCCGCTCACCCTCGAGTACCGGGAGATCATCCTCAACCCATACAATAGGAGACTTTCCATAGGGGGCAAGGAGGCGGAGCTCACGGAAAAGGAATTCCTCATCATGGAGTACATGATGCGCAACAGCGAAAGGCCGCTCGCCAGGAAGGAGATGGCTGAATACGCCTGGCAGAGCCAGGACGATTCCTCGAACATCGTCGATGTCTACGTGAATTTCCTCCGCAAGAAGATGGAACTCCTCACGGTCAGGAAGTTCATCCACACCGTCCGCGGAGTCGGTTACATCCTCAAGGAAGATGAAAAGCTTTAG
- a CDS encoding DegQ family serine endoprotease: MKNKRLVVTVCILIAAALAFAYVRAQVLPEARHAAPPPQGVRTVAAFNSSGLPSLAGLVNEAKPSIVNISTTAVIRGPGGQGPMMGPNNPFKDFFGDDFFDKFFGNGGRREYKQRSLGSGFVIDREGYILTNNHVVEKATTIKVKLSDEKEYDARIIGRDPKTDIALIKIDVKQSLPVAVLGDSEVLQVGDWVVAIGNPFGLEHTVTAGIVSAKSRIIGAGPYDQFIQTDASINPGNSGGPLLNLKGEVVGINTAIVSGGQGIGFAIPINVAKDMLSQLKSKGKVARGWLGVVIQKMTPEIAKSFGLKESEGALVADVMDQSPADKAGIKRGDVIISYNGKKIKDNETLPRLVAATEIGTKAKVVLIRDKKQMEVTVVIGELQEEGLRASRKTEVEKDLGLVVQDITAEIAKHLNLKDKRGVIVTDVIPGSPAQEADIRSGDVIREIGRKPIRSVAEFKEAVKRSNVKEGIVMLIQRENATFYAVIRE, from the coding sequence ATGAAGAACAAACGACTCGTCGTAACCGTTTGTATCCTTATCGCGGCGGCTCTGGCCTTTGCCTATGTCAGGGCCCAGGTGTTGCCAGAAGCCAGGCACGCGGCTCCGCCGCCGCAGGGCGTCCGGACGGTGGCCGCTTTCAACTCGAGCGGTTTGCCGAGCCTCGCGGGGCTTGTCAATGAGGCGAAACCGTCGATCGTCAACATCAGCACCACCGCGGTCATCAGGGGGCCCGGGGGGCAGGGCCCGATGATGGGGCCCAACAACCCTTTCAAGGATTTCTTCGGTGATGATTTCTTCGACAAGTTCTTCGGCAACGGGGGACGGCGGGAATACAAGCAGCGCAGCCTCGGCTCCGGATTCGTCATCGACAGGGAAGGGTACATATTGACGAACAACCATGTGGTTGAAAAGGCCACGACCATAAAAGTGAAGCTTTCCGATGAGAAAGAGTATGACGCCAGGATAATAGGACGGGATCCGAAGACGGATATAGCCCTCATCAAGATCGATGTCAAGCAATCCCTCCCTGTCGCGGTGCTCGGTGATTCCGAGGTCCTGCAGGTGGGTGACTGGGTCGTCGCCATCGGTAATCCCTTCGGTCTCGAACACACCGTCACCGCCGGCATCGTGAGCGCCAAGAGCAGGATCATCGGAGCAGGACCCTACGATCAGTTCATCCAGACCGATGCCTCCATCAACCCCGGCAATTCCGGCGGACCGCTCCTTAATCTCAAGGGTGAAGTGGTTGGGATAAACACGGCCATCGTTTCCGGCGGCCAGGGCATCGGGTTTGCCATACCCATCAATGTTGCGAAGGATATGCTGTCCCAGCTCAAAAGCAAGGGCAAGGTCGCCCGCGGCTGGCTTGGTGTCGTCATCCAGAAGATGACGCCGGAGATCGCGAAGAGCTTTGGATTGAAGGAATCCGAGGGCGCCCTTGTCGCTGATGTCATGGACCAGAGCCCGGCTGACAAGGCGGGCATCAAGCGTGGAGACGTCATCATCTCATACAACGGCAAGAAGATCAAAGACAACGAAACCCTTCCCCGTCTTGTCGCCGCGACCGAGATAGGTACAAAGGCGAAGGTCGTCCTCATCAGGGACAAGAAGCAGATGGAAGTGACGGTGGTCATCGGCGAACTCCAGGAGGAGGGTCTCAGGGCGTCGAGGAAGACGGAGGTTGAAAAGGACCTCGGCCTCGTCGTTCAGGACATCACCGCGGAGATCGCGAAGCATCTCAACCTGAAGGATAAGAGGGGTGTCATCGTGACCGATGTCATCCCCGGCTCGCCTGCCCAGGAGGCGGACATCCGCTCCGGCGACGTCATCAGGGAGATCGGGAGGAAGCCCATCAGAAGCGTCGCGGAGTTCAAGGAAGCGGTCAAGCGCTCCAACGTCAAGGAAGGCATCGTCATGCTGATCCAGCGCGAGAACGCGACGTTCTACGCGGTGATAAGGGAATAG
- a CDS encoding fused MFS/spermidine synthase, with product MSLLEAYIITFIASFCTLVIEMVAGRILAPFVGVSIYTWTSIIGVILAGISIGAYIGGKLVDRYPSRKTLGWLLFISGVMALTIIPLTYAIAAYRFPVSLMMRIFMVTSIIFFIPGCVLGTISPVVVRLTLKDLENAGNVIGKIYAVSTLGAIIGTFVTGFFLISFMGTRAIILSMGIILLVVALLAGSIFRKKTSMAIFVIIAVPSLFFINSYLYAIPASGKTYLYRESDYYTIKLSKTMSSDRKTELEAMVLDNLIHSYVNLKDPKHIEYEYERIYADVLTWKFAEETPFKSLTIGGGGYTFPRYMEITYPRAKIDVVEIDPEVTKIVYDHLGLPKDTKIASYNTDGRWFVMNCKEKYDLVFTDAYNDISIPYHLTTKEFLQQIHDIMNPGAILMSNIIDNFQKGLFLPSYIKTLRQVFGEKNVYLISVSPSFRKVRISTFIVIAGKGNFDIASFQSFIEHRLGSRATSSIVPEDLMDEFINRKDAIVIHDDHAPIDNLVAPVFEERFGYNRKN from the coding sequence ATGAGTCTTCTTGAGGCATATATTATCACCTTCATTGCGAGTTTCTGTACCCTCGTGATCGAAATGGTCGCGGGACGTATCCTCGCACCTTTCGTGGGGGTTTCGATCTACACGTGGACGAGCATCATCGGTGTCATCCTCGCCGGTATCAGCATCGGCGCCTATATCGGGGGCAAGCTCGTCGACCGCTATCCCTCCAGGAAGACCCTGGGGTGGCTCCTTTTCATATCGGGCGTCATGGCGCTGACGATCATCCCACTCACCTACGCCATCGCCGCCTACCGGTTCCCCGTCTCCCTGATGATGAGGATCTTCATGGTCACATCCATCATCTTCTTCATCCCCGGCTGCGTCCTCGGCACCATCTCGCCCGTCGTAGTGAGGCTCACCCTCAAGGACCTCGAGAACGCGGGGAATGTCATCGGGAAGATATACGCCGTCTCGACACTGGGGGCCATCATCGGGACATTCGTCACCGGCTTCTTCCTCATCTCCTTTATGGGCACGCGGGCGATCATCCTGTCCATGGGGATCATCCTCCTTGTCGTCGCCCTTCTGGCGGGGTCCATCTTCAGGAAGAAGACCAGCATGGCCATCTTCGTCATCATCGCGGTACCCAGTCTCTTTTTCATCAACTCTTATCTCTATGCCATCCCGGCAAGCGGCAAGACATACCTCTACAGGGAAAGTGACTACTACACGATCAAGCTGTCGAAGACGATGAGTTCCGACCGCAAGACAGAGCTCGAGGCGATGGTCCTCGACAACCTCATTCATTCCTACGTGAACCTCAAGGACCCGAAACACATCGAGTACGAGTACGAACGTATCTATGCCGACGTCCTCACGTGGAAGTTCGCCGAAGAGACACCCTTCAAGAGTCTTACGATAGGAGGGGGCGGCTACACCTTCCCCCGGTACATGGAGATCACCTATCCCCGGGCGAAGATCGACGTTGTCGAGATAGACCCCGAGGTGACGAAGATCGTCTACGACCATCTCGGCCTGCCGAAGGACACGAAGATAGCGAGCTACAACACCGACGGCAGATGGTTCGTCATGAACTGCAAGGAGAAATACGACCTCGTCTTCACCGATGCCTACAACGACATCTCCATACCCTACCACCTGACGACGAAGGAGTTCCTCCAGCAGATACACGACATCATGAATCCCGGGGCGATCCTCATGTCCAACATCATCGACAACTTCCAGAAGGGGCTTTTCCTTCCTTCCTATATCAAGACCCTAAGACAGGTCTTCGGGGAGAAAAACGTCTATCTCATCTCCGTGAGCCCGAGTTTCAGGAAGGTCCGGATCAGCACCTTCATCGTCATCGCCGGAAAGGGAAATTTCGACATAGCGAGCTTCCAGTCCTTCATTGAGCACCGCCTGGGCTCCCGGGCCACATCCTCCATTGTGCCCGAAGACCTCATGGACGAGTTCATAAACAGGAAAGATGCCATCGTCATCCACGACGACCACGCCCCCATCGACAACCTGGTGGCCCCCGTCTTCGAGGAAAGGTTCGGGTACAATAGAAAGAACTAA
- a CDS encoding HAMP domain-containing protein — protein sequence MKSFSLPIKWKLTLWYGGILALILVTFSSGVYIYFQNSLQKSIDTKIKSIAEVLASSMTEAHGQSLFGNFERYLENALGKKPKGKFIQIIDASGKIGARLNDLEAEAVPVSFVTLERALKGETVYETLEGARPRLRMITMPILDSKKVTSIVQVGSSLEEFEDTMKRLLIIMIISIITSISATIVVGYFMAKKTMKPVDQIRRAAVKISSTNLDERIDIKKGRKDELGRLAETFNAMISRLKDSFHRINQFSIDVSHELKTPLTILKGETELALRKQRTTDEYRRSLQSNLEEIDRMSRIIDDLLLLSKAETKDIGMNLDKVDLRDLLADVCLSMKLFGENKGVEVVVRDLEDIRIVGDELKLRRMITNVVENGIKYGHPGGHVTVSSHKQNGFACINVEDDGPGISPEDIKYIFDRFYRADRSRKRESGSGLGLSISKWIAEAHQGTIEVESRPAAGSLFTIKLPMS from the coding sequence ATGAAAAGCTTTAGCCTCCCCATCAAATGGAAACTGACCCTCTGGTACGGCGGCATCCTGGCCCTGATACTCGTCACCTTCTCCAGCGGGGTCTACATATACTTCCAGAACAGCCTGCAGAAGAGCATCGACACGAAGATCAAGTCGATTGCCGAGGTCCTCGCCTCATCCATGACGGAGGCCCACGGCCAGAGCCTCTTCGGCAATTTCGAGCGTTATCTCGAGAACGCCCTCGGCAAGAAGCCGAAAGGCAAGTTCATCCAGATCATAGACGCCTCGGGTAAGATCGGCGCGAGACTGAACGACCTCGAAGCCGAGGCCGTGCCGGTCAGCTTTGTCACCCTCGAGAGGGCCCTCAAGGGAGAGACCGTCTACGAGACGCTCGAGGGCGCCCGCCCCCGGCTGCGCATGATCACGATGCCGATCCTGGACAGCAAGAAGGTCACCAGCATCGTCCAGGTGGGTTCGTCGCTGGAGGAGTTCGAGGACACCATGAAGCGTCTCCTCATAATCATGATCATCAGCATCATCACCTCCATCAGCGCCACCATAGTTGTCGGCTACTTCATGGCGAAGAAGACCATGAAGCCCGTTGACCAGATCCGCAGGGCCGCCGTCAAGATATCCTCGACCAACCTTGATGAGCGGATCGACATCAAGAAGGGACGCAAGGATGAGCTTGGCCGCCTCGCGGAGACCTTCAACGCCATGATCTCGAGGCTCAAGGATTCCTTCCACAGGATCAACCAGTTCAGCATCGATGTTTCCCATGAGCTCAAGACGCCGCTTACCATCCTGAAAGGCGAGACCGAACTGGCCCTGAGGAAGCAAAGGACGACGGACGAATACAGGCGTTCCCTGCAAAGCAATCTCGAGGAGATCGACAGGATGAGCCGGATCATCGACGACCTGCTCCTACTCTCCAAGGCCGAAACAAAGGACATCGGGATGAACCTCGATAAGGTCGACCTCAGGGACCTTCTTGCCGATGTCTGTCTCAGTATGAAGCTTTTCGGCGAGAACAAAGGGGTGGAAGTGGTCGTCCGGGACCTCGAGGACATCCGCATCGTCGGGGACGAACTCAAGCTGCGCCGGATGATAACCAACGTGGTGGAGAACGGCATCAAGTACGGACACCCCGGCGGGCACGTGACGGTCTCATCGCATAAACAGAACGGTTTTGCCTGTATCAATGTCGAGGACGACGGTCCCGGCATATCGCCGGAGGACATAAAGTACATTTTCGACAGGTTCTACCGCGCGGACAGGTCACGCAAACGTGAAAGCGGCAGCGGTCTCGGTCTGTCCATCAGCAAGTGGATAGCCGAGGCCCATCAGGGAACCATCGAGGTCGAATCGAGGCCCGCCGCGGGAAGTCTGTTCACCATTAAACTGCCCATGTCATGA
- a CDS encoding methylenetetrahydrofolate--tRNA-(uracil(54)-C(5))-methyltransferase (FADH(2)-oxidizing) TrmFO: MRMEITVIGAGLAGVEAAHQITRMGGRAVLFEMRPGVGTPAHRTSLLAELVCSNSLKSLDLHNAHGLLKEELRGMGSVIMEAADGTAIPGGKALVVDRDRFAARVTEMTGNNPGIRLVREEARRTPEEGIVIIATGPLTSDALSGELQKLTGEDSLSFFDAISPIVDAASIDHHKAFHASRYMKGEAGDYLNCPLTREEYDLFHEALVKAERVDLREFEKTSYFEGCLPVEVLAERGKKTLAFGPMKPVGLTDPRDGKRPYAVVQLRKENASGTMLNLVGFQTKMKYPEQDRVFRMIPALKDAVFLRYGSIHRNTYINAPLCLNEKLELKADRRILFAGQITGVEGYMESTAMGLAAGISAFMSATGREFHPPPPSTCIGALIRYLTTENRNFQPMNMNFGLIEGYSKKNKEAAVETALQEMEKWKNSYSHKNSFKF; this comes from the coding sequence CTGCGGATGGAAATCACGGTAATCGGGGCCGGCCTTGCGGGTGTCGAGGCCGCGCACCAGATCACCCGGATGGGGGGACGGGCGGTGCTTTTCGAGATGCGCCCCGGGGTCGGCACCCCCGCGCACCGGACCTCCCTCCTCGCGGAGCTCGTCTGCAGCAACTCCCTCAAGTCGCTGGACCTTCACAACGCCCACGGACTCCTCAAGGAAGAGCTTCGCGGGATGGGTTCCGTCATCATGGAGGCGGCCGACGGGACGGCCATTCCCGGCGGCAAAGCGCTCGTCGTCGACAGGGACCGGTTCGCCGCGAGGGTGACGGAAATGACCGGGAACAACCCCGGCATCCGCCTTGTCCGGGAAGAGGCGCGCCGGACACCGGAGGAGGGCATCGTTATCATCGCGACGGGCCCGCTGACAAGCGATGCCCTCTCGGGAGAGCTTCAGAAGCTCACGGGCGAGGACAGCCTCTCCTTCTTCGATGCCATATCCCCCATAGTCGACGCCGCCAGCATCGACCATCACAAGGCCTTCCACGCATCCCGCTACATGAAGGGCGAGGCGGGAGACTATCTCAACTGCCCCCTCACGAGAGAGGAATATGACCTCTTCCACGAAGCCCTGGTGAAGGCCGAGAGGGTGGATCTCAGGGAATTCGAGAAGACATCCTATTTCGAGGGTTGCCTTCCCGTGGAGGTCCTGGCGGAGCGCGGCAAGAAAACGCTTGCCTTCGGACCCATGAAACCCGTGGGCCTTACGGACCCGCGCGATGGGAAAAGGCCCTACGCCGTGGTGCAGCTCCGAAAGGAAAACGCCTCGGGAACCATGCTTAACCTCGTGGGCTTCCAGACGAAGATGAAATACCCCGAGCAGGACCGCGTCTTCCGGATGATACCCGCCTTGAAGGATGCCGTTTTCCTCCGGTACGGCAGCATCCACCGGAACACCTATATCAACGCTCCCCTGTGCCTGAACGAAAAGCTCGAGCTCAAGGCCGACAGGCGGATCCTCTTCGCCGGGCAGATAACAGGGGTCGAAGGGTACATGGAATCGACGGCAATGGGCCTCGCCGCGGGCATCTCCGCTTTCATGTCCGCGACGGGCAGGGAATTCCACCCCCCGCCGCCGTCGACCTGCATCGGCGCACTCATCCGTTACCTCACCACCGAGAACAGGAACTTCCAGCCTATGAACATGAACTTCGGCCTCATCGAGGGCTATTCGAAAAAGAACAAAGAAGCAGCGGTCGAGACGGCTTTGCAGGAAATGGAGAAATGGAAAAACAGTTATAGTCATAAAAACAGTTTTAAGTTTTAG
- the rph gene encoding ribonuclease PH: MRENARASDEIRHLKIEKSFLRYPEGSVLVEMGATKVICGVSVEEKVPPFLKNSGKGWLTAEYSMLPRATHNRSMRESVSGRIGGRTHEIQRLIGRALRAIVNLDIIGERTIWVDCDVIQADGGTRTASITGGYVALVEALWGMKRRGIIDKIPLRDSVAAISVGIVGGNIALDLSYEEDSRAEVDMNFVMTGKGQLIEVQGTAEKKPFTKEQFDVMYQYALKGIGEITRQQKTTLGPLFPA; this comes from the coding sequence ATGAGAGAGAACGCAAGGGCGAGCGACGAGATCCGGCACCTTAAGATAGAGAAAAGCTTCCTCAGGTATCCCGAGGGCTCCGTGCTCGTCGAAATGGGGGCCACGAAGGTCATCTGCGGGGTCAGCGTCGAGGAAAAGGTCCCCCCCTTTCTAAAGAACAGCGGGAAGGGGTGGCTCACCGCCGAGTATTCCATGCTCCCCCGCGCTACACACAACAGATCGATGCGGGAATCCGTCTCGGGACGCATAGGAGGCAGGACCCATGAGATACAGCGCCTGATCGGACGGGCCCTTCGCGCGATAGTCAATCTCGACATCATCGGTGAGAGGACCATATGGGTCGACTGCGATGTCATCCAGGCCGACGGAGGAACGAGGACCGCGAGCATCACCGGAGGCTACGTCGCCCTCGTGGAGGCCCTGTGGGGAATGAAACGGCGGGGCATTATCGACAAGATCCCCCTGCGCGACAGCGTGGCAGCCATAAGCGTTGGCATCGTCGGCGGGAACATCGCCCTCGACCTGTCCTACGAGGAAGACTCGAGGGCGGAGGTGGACATGAACTTCGTCATGACGGGCAAGGGACAGCTTATCGAGGTGCAGGGCACGGCGGAGAAGAAGCCTTTCACGAAGGAACAGTTCGACGTCATGTACCAGTACGCGCTGAAGGGCATAGGCGAGATAACGAGGCAGCAGAAGACAACCCTGGGCCCCCTCTTCCCCGCATGA